One part of the Panthera leo isolate Ple1 chromosome D4, P.leo_Ple1_pat1.1, whole genome shotgun sequence genome encodes these proteins:
- the PGAP4 gene encoding LOW QUALITY PROTEIN: post-GPI attachment to proteins factor 4 (The sequence of the model RefSeq protein was modified relative to this genomic sequence to represent the inferred CDS: inserted 1 base in 1 codon) codes for MSTSAPPAAMLLRRLRRLSWGSTAVQLLILTVVTFGLLAPLACHRLLHSYFYLRHWHLNQMSQEFLQQSLKEGEAALHYFEELPSANGSVPIVWQAXPRPWLVITIITVDRQPGFHYVLQVVSQFHRLLQQCGPQCEGHQLFLCNVERSVSHFDAKLLSKYVPVANRYEGTEDDYGDDPSTNSFEKEKQDYVYCLESSLQTYNPDYVLMVEDDAVPEEQIFPVLEHLLRARFSESHLRDALYLKLYHPERLQHYINPEPMRILEWVGVGMLLGPLLTWIYMRFASRPGFSWPVMLFFSLYSMGLVELVGRHYFLELRRLSPSLYSVVPASQCCTPAMLFPAPAARRTLTYLSQVYCHKGFGKDMALYSLLRAKGERAYVVEPNLVKHIGLFSSLRYNFHPSLL; via the exons ATGAGCACGTCAGCCCCTCCAGCTGCCATGCTCCTCCGGAGGCTGAGGCGGCTCTCCTGGGGCAGCACTgctgtccagctcttgatcttaaCAGTGGTGACGTTCGGCTTGCTGGCCCCCCTGGCCTGTCACCGCCTTCTGCACTCTTATTTCTATCTGCGCCATTGGCATCTGAACCAAATGAGTCAAGAGTTCCTGCAGCAAAGTTTGAAAGAGGGTGAAGCTGCCCTCCACTATTTTGAGGAGCTGCCCTCTGCCAATGGCTCAGTGCCCATCGTCTGGCAGG ACCCCCGCCCCTGGCtggtcatcaccatcatcaccgtCGACAGGCAACCTGGCTTCCACTACGTCTTGCAGGTGGTGTCCCAGTTCCACCGGCTTCTTCAACAGTGTGGCCCCCAGTGCGAGGGCCACCAACTCTTCCTGTGCAACGTGGAGCGTAGTGTAAGCCATTTCGATGCCAAGCTGCTGTCTAAGTACGTCCCCGTGGCCAACCGCTATGAGGGCACCGAGGATGATTATGGTGATGACCCTTCAACCAACTCATTtgagaaggagaagcaggacTATGTCTATTGCCTGGAGTCCTCCCTGCAGACCTACAACCCAGACTACGTCCTGATGGTAGAAGATGATGCTGTTCCAGAAGAGCAGATCTTTCCAGTCCTGGAGCACCTTCTGCGGGCTCGCTTCTCCGAGTCCCACCTCAGAGATGCCCTCTATCTGAAGCTCTATCACCCCGAGAGGCTCCAGCACTACATCAACCCTGAGCCCATGCGGATCCTGGAGTGGGTCGGTGTGGGCATGTTGCTGGGGCCCCTGCTAACCTGGATATACATGCGGTTTGCCAGCCGTCCGGGGTTCAGCTGGCCTGTCATGCTCTTCTTCTCCCTATACAGCATGGGTCTCGTGGAGCTGGTGGGCCGGCACTATTTCCTGGAACTGCGACGGCTGAGTCCTTCCCTGTATAGCGTGGTCCCTGCCTCTCAGTGTTGCACCCCAGCCATGCTTTTCCCTGCCCCTGCGGCCCGCCGGACCCTCACCTACCTGTCTCAGGTGTACTGCCACAAGGGCTTTGGCAAGGATATGGCACTCTACTCACTGTTGAGGGCCAAGGGGGAGCGGGCCTACGTGGTGGAGCCCAACCTCGTGAAGCACATTGGGCTCTTCTCCAGCCTCCGGTACAACTTTCATCCCAGTCTGCTCTAG